In the genome of Cellvibrio sp. KY-YJ-3, one region contains:
- a CDS encoding GntR family transcriptional regulator — protein sequence MTEELFLSQNDSRPMYLQIMAQIKQKIRVGDWPAGHPLPSIRELSAQTKVSVITVKRAYSELEMERVIVTQPGRGSFVAAQADLPGVLAQHELTLQINELVNNALALGLDEAGIIALIQQAIAARK from the coding sequence GTGACTGAGGAGCTGTTTCTCTCGCAAAACGATAGTCGCCCCATGTACTTGCAAATCATGGCGCAGATTAAACAAAAAATCCGTGTGGGCGATTGGCCTGCAGGGCACCCATTGCCGTCTATTCGTGAACTGAGTGCGCAAACCAAAGTAAGTGTAATTACGGTCAAGCGCGCTTACAGCGAACTTGAAATGGAGCGGGTGATAGTCACCCAGCCGGGACGGGGATCTTTTGTTGCCGCGCAGGCTGATTTGCCCGGTGTATTAGCGCAGCATGAATTAACGCTGCAAATTAATGAGCTGGTAAACAATGCTCTTGCACTGGGTTTGGATGAAGCAGGAATTATTGCACTTATTCAGCAGGCTATAGCGGCACGCAAATAA
- a CDS encoding ABC transporter permease, with protein sequence MSYTLNLPVVKQLVAKDWYLQRKFIVLYTLAGIAALSFISLGEWQFVMGSTLLMSAVIGMGNHQISSTIINERKEHTLPFIMSLPVTPVDYALAKLIACMTLFVFPWLLIVAATIFVFSASPIPDGLLPLCLILALYFLLSYCLTWATGMISESDGMVLFVMIFLNCMIGPMIYMVARIESIRTHLFSSQAVWSSEALGIIAVQLSFLAVALLVAFVWQARKETFL encoded by the coding sequence ATGAGTTACACACTGAACTTACCGGTGGTTAAACAATTAGTTGCCAAGGATTGGTATCTGCAGCGGAAATTTATCGTGTTGTATACCTTGGCTGGCATCGCTGCGTTGAGTTTTATCAGCCTTGGCGAGTGGCAGTTCGTAATGGGCTCCACTTTGTTAATGAGCGCTGTTATTGGCATGGGGAATCATCAAATTAGCAGCACTATTATTAATGAGCGAAAGGAACATACCCTGCCTTTTATTATGAGTTTACCTGTTACACCCGTTGACTACGCACTGGCTAAATTAATTGCCTGTATGACGCTGTTTGTTTTTCCTTGGTTGTTGATTGTAGCTGCGACCATATTTGTATTTAGTGCTAGCCCAATACCCGATGGATTGCTACCACTGTGTTTAATTTTGGCGTTGTATTTTTTATTGAGTTACTGCCTGACGTGGGCTACGGGGATGATTAGTGAGTCGGATGGCATGGTGTTATTTGTAATGATTTTTTTAAACTGCATGATTGGTCCGATGATTTATATGGTTGCCCGGATAGAGAGTATTCGCACACACTTATTTAGTTCGCAGGCGGTATGGAGTAGTGAGGCACTGGGTATTATTGCTGTGCAGTTGTCCTTTTTAGCAGTTGCATTGCTGGTTGCATTTGTGTGGCAAGCGCGCAAGGAAACGTTTTTATAA
- the mltF gene encoding membrane-bound lytic murein transglycosylase MltF: MEIRKPFVLVIKSMVTSLIIGSLLIAGSFVLVRSTPPTQLEQVLEAGELRVVSSNGPTTYYEGPNGLTGFEYSLVKGFADSLGVRLVIEDESNLELMLTGVESKKYHFAAAGLTALESRHKNLSFADPFMQITQQLVYNSRLRQPSSIEALRGKEVLVIANSSHTKRLDALRAQYPDLLWREVDAEMIDLLELVNKGEADYAVVDSSAYDLNRYSYPKAKLAFDVSDPQDLAWAFPALQDDTLFSVAQRYLSSIKTDGTLAKVTEEFFDRHIQEVTTGEAMALTYRLEQRLPQWLEDMKASAAEFDLDWQLLAAISYQESHWKADARSHTGVRGLMMLTKNTAKAMGIKDREDPQQSIYGGAKYLRLLLDRLPQRIESDERLYFALAAYNQGLGHLEDARVLTERMGGNPSKWDDVRKHMPLLSKHQYYSRAKHGYMRGWEPVKFVDNVLNYHKIIAWHQQQEEFRIATTGAGNRISLNTPSKSDDSKDNQTDNGARNLSVL; this comes from the coding sequence ATGGAAATTCGCAAACCTTTTGTGTTAGTGATTAAGTCCATGGTGACGAGCCTGATCATCGGTTCGTTACTGATTGCCGGCAGTTTTGTGCTGGTTCGTAGTACCCCACCTACTCAGTTGGAGCAGGTTCTTGAAGCAGGCGAATTGCGCGTAGTATCGAGCAACGGCCCTACTACCTATTATGAAGGCCCTAATGGCCTTACCGGCTTTGAATACAGCTTGGTGAAAGGCTTCGCCGATTCACTCGGTGTACGCTTGGTTATTGAAGACGAATCCAATCTGGAACTCATGCTCACCGGCGTTGAAAGTAAAAAATATCACTTTGCTGCGGCGGGTTTGACGGCGCTGGAAAGTCGCCACAAAAACCTGAGCTTTGCCGACCCATTTATGCAGATCACACAGCAGCTGGTTTATAACAGCCGCTTGCGCCAGCCCTCCAGTATTGAAGCATTGAGGGGGAAAGAAGTTCTGGTGATTGCCAACTCATCGCACACCAAGCGTTTAGATGCACTACGGGCCCAATATCCGGATTTGCTGTGGCGTGAAGTAGATGCCGAAATGATCGACCTACTAGAGCTGGTCAATAAAGGGGAAGCGGATTACGCCGTAGTGGATTCGAGCGCTTATGACCTGAATCGCTACTCTTACCCCAAAGCCAAATTAGCCTTTGACGTCAGTGACCCGCAGGATTTGGCGTGGGCTTTCCCTGCCCTGCAGGATGACACGCTGTTTTCGGTTGCCCAGCGTTATTTAAGCAGTATCAAAACAGATGGCACCCTGGCAAAAGTCACTGAAGAGTTTTTTGATCGTCACATCCAGGAAGTCACCACAGGCGAAGCCATGGCGCTTACCTACAGACTGGAACAACGTTTGCCGCAATGGTTGGAAGACATGAAGGCTTCCGCTGCCGAATTTGATTTGGACTGGCAATTATTGGCGGCAATTAGTTATCAGGAATCGCACTGGAAGGCTGATGCCCGCTCTCACACGGGTGTACGCGGCTTGATGATGCTGACCAAAAATACGGCTAAAGCCATGGGCATTAAGGATCGCGAAGATCCACAACAAAGCATTTATGGTGGCGCCAAATATCTGCGCCTCTTGCTTGATCGCCTGCCGCAACGGATTGAGAGTGATGAGCGCTTATATTTCGCCTTGGCCGCCTACAATCAGGGCCTAGGTCATTTGGAAGATGCACGTGTACTCACCGAGCGCATGGGGGGCAACCCAAGTAAATGGGACGATGTGCGCAAACACATGCCACTGCTCTCCAAACACCAGTATTACAGCCGTGCGAAACACGGCTATATGCGCGGTTGGGAGCCGGTGAAGTTTGTAGACAACGTGCTCAACTACCACAAGATTATCGCTTGGCACCAACAACAGGAAGAATTCCGCATAGCTACGACGGGTGCAGGCAATCGCATATCGCTGAATACCCCCTCCAAGAGCGATGACAGCAAAGACAACCAGACAGATAACGGGGCACGCAACCTCTCTGTACTCTGA
- a CDS encoding ABC transporter ATP-binding protein, which translates to MENAIELQNVCKRYPDFYLDNLSLQLPVGQVMGLVGVNGAGKSTTLRLVMGLIQPDSGSVHVLGQKLPEQQVAVKQQIGFASDDMRLYKSETLRWHMQFIQSIYPSWDPTYAAHLLKIFDLRVDQKMKGFSHGQRVKAGLLLVLARRPKLVVLDEPTTGLDPVAREEVLTELAAILRDEDRSVLFSSHNTQDIEQLSDSISFVHKGKLLDSQDKETYLERWRRILCTSSMDPTGLELSGLVRVKHNGSLQEIIVNQFTESTLAHLSAQGVNVTSVEPMTLEKIFVATVKAGVNS; encoded by the coding sequence ATGGAAAATGCAATTGAACTTCAAAATGTGTGCAAGCGTTATCCGGATTTTTATTTGGATAATCTGAGTCTGCAATTACCGGTCGGGCAGGTGATGGGGTTGGTGGGGGTTAATGGCGCCGGCAAATCTACTACTTTGCGTTTAGTCATGGGATTGATTCAGCCAGACAGTGGCAGCGTGCATGTCTTGGGCCAGAAGTTACCGGAGCAGCAGGTAGCGGTAAAACAGCAAATCGGTTTTGCTTCTGATGATATGCGGCTTTACAAAAGTGAAACCCTGCGCTGGCACATGCAGTTCATCCAGTCAATTTATCCCTCATGGGATCCAACATACGCAGCCCATTTATTAAAAATATTTGATTTGCGTGTGGACCAAAAAATGAAAGGTTTTTCACACGGGCAGCGTGTTAAAGCGGGCTTGCTACTGGTGCTGGCGCGGCGCCCCAAACTTGTGGTCTTGGATGAGCCTACAACTGGGCTTGATCCCGTTGCCCGTGAAGAAGTATTAACGGAGCTTGCCGCTATTCTGCGCGATGAAGATCGCAGCGTTTTGTTTTCATCACACAATACGCAAGATATAGAACAGCTTTCTGATTCGATTAGTTTTGTGCACAAAGGGAAGTTGCTGGACTCGCAAGATAAAGAGACCTATCTGGAGCGCTGGCGAAGAATTCTTTGTACCAGCAGTATGGATCCTACCGGTCTCGAATTATCAGGTTTGGTGCGCGTCAAACATAACGGTTCCTTGCAAGAAATTATTGTTAATCAATTTACAGAATCCACGCTTGCCCATTTGAGTGCGCAAGGTGTCAATGTAACCAGTGTAGAGCCTATGACGCTGGAGAAAATTTTTGTCGCTACAGTAAAAGCAGGAGTGAATTCATGA
- the purL gene encoding phosphoribosylformylglycinamidine synthase, with the protein MLILRGAPALSSFRTQKLLTTLQQRVPAVTGVSSEFVHFANLSAPLSAEQLQVLQQLLTYGPKVEGEVNHEGELFLVVPRLGTISPWASKATDIAKNTGLDTVKRVERGVAYYVQGAISPSDRAAIIAVLHDRMVETVFASLEAAEQIFTAQQPAPQTSVDILGGGRDALVAANKSLGLALADDEIDYLVDAFNTLGRNPVDVELMMFAQANSEHCRHKIFNASWTIDGVEQERSLFKMIKNTNEVGGEDVLSAYADNAAVVVGHEAGRFYPNPATKAYEYHQEPIHLLMKVETHNHPTAISPFSGAGTGSGGEIRDEGAVGRGSKPKVGLNGFTVSNLQIPGFEQPWEQNYGKPGRIVTALDIMIDGPLGGAAFNNEFGRPNICGYFRTFEEDFDGERRGYHKPIMLAGGYGNIKAEHIEKPPFAAGSKLVVLGGPAMLIGLGGGAASSMASGSSSEDLDFASVQRQNPEIERRCQEVIDACWQQGDNNPIAFIHDVGAGGLSNAFPELVKDGGTGGKFELRNVPNDEPGMSPLAIWCNESQERYVLAIKPQDLARFETICQRERAPYAVVGEATDEKHLLVNDKHFDAKPVDLPMSVLFGKPPKMHRTAHSHSAAVAPFSTEDININDAAERVLKHPAVASKNFLITIGDRSVTGMVVRDQMVGPWQVPVADCAVTTVSYDSIKGEAMSMGERTPLALLDAPASGRMAIAEAITNIAATRIEKLSDVKLSANWMCAAGHKGEDEKLYRTVQAVGMELCPELGITIPVGKDSMSMRTAWKDGSQDKAVTAPLSLVISAFAPVVDVRQTLTPQLRTDKGATDLILVDLGNGKNRLGGSILTQVYNQMGDVAADLDSGAQLKGFFNAMQASLAANEILAYHDRSDGGLFATVAEMAFAGHTGVDISLDGLGDDALAVLFSEEAGAVLQVARDKSAAVQARFTAAGISHVRVIGQLNDEDTLRISANNAVIFDQARAALQSLWAETSYRIQALRDNPACAQSEFDGILKSDPGLSVKLSFDQNEDVAAPFINTGVRPSIAVLREQGVNGHVEMAAAFDRAGFNAVDVHMSDLLSGRVSLAAFKGLVACGGFSYGDVLGAGEGWSKTILFNNKVRDEFESFFHRNDTFSLGVCNGCQMMSNLKNLIPGADHWPRFVRNLSEQFEARFSLVQVQESSSVLFKGMAGSHMPVAVAHGEGYAEFANADALKRCNESGTVAMRFIDNHLNATETYPANPNGSPLGITSVASKDGRVTIMMPHPERVFRSVTNSWKPDDWQDDGAWLRLFRNARVFVG; encoded by the coding sequence ATGCTGATTCTGCGTGGCGCTCCCGCTCTTTCCAGTTTCCGTACACAAAAACTCCTGACCACCCTGCAACAGCGCGTGCCTGCAGTCACTGGTGTCAGCTCCGAATTTGTGCACTTCGCCAACCTATCTGCGCCGTTGAGTGCGGAGCAATTGCAGGTATTGCAGCAACTATTAACCTACGGCCCGAAAGTCGAAGGGGAAGTGAATCACGAAGGTGAGTTATTTTTGGTAGTGCCGCGCTTGGGTACTATTTCACCTTGGGCTTCCAAGGCGACCGATATCGCCAAAAATACCGGTCTGGATACCGTAAAGCGGGTTGAACGCGGTGTTGCCTATTATGTGCAGGGCGCTATTTCGCCGTCTGATCGCGCCGCCATTATTGCGGTACTGCACGATCGTATGGTGGAAACCGTGTTTGCTAGCCTGGAAGCCGCAGAGCAAATTTTTACCGCGCAACAGCCTGCACCACAAACCAGCGTGGATATTCTTGGCGGTGGGCGCGACGCTTTGGTTGCTGCCAATAAATCACTCGGTTTGGCTCTCGCCGATGACGAAATTGATTATCTGGTTGATGCCTTTAATACCCTCGGCCGCAACCCCGTCGATGTAGAGTTGATGATGTTTGCACAGGCAAACTCCGAACACTGCCGCCACAAAATCTTTAATGCCTCCTGGACTATCGACGGTGTTGAGCAGGAGCGCAGCCTGTTCAAGATGATCAAAAACACCAATGAAGTGGGTGGTGAAGATGTGCTCTCGGCCTATGCCGATAACGCCGCGGTAGTGGTTGGTCACGAAGCAGGGCGCTTCTACCCCAATCCAGCTACCAAAGCCTACGAATACCATCAAGAACCTATTCATCTATTAATGAAGGTGGAGACTCACAATCACCCCACGGCGATTTCGCCTTTCTCGGGCGCCGGTACTGGCTCCGGCGGTGAGATTCGCGATGAAGGTGCGGTAGGCCGCGGCTCCAAACCCAAAGTGGGTTTGAATGGTTTCACTGTATCCAACCTGCAGATCCCCGGTTTTGAGCAACCGTGGGAACAGAACTACGGCAAACCCGGTCGCATCGTGACTGCGCTGGATATCATGATTGACGGCCCACTCGGTGGTGCGGCGTTTAACAACGAGTTTGGTCGCCCGAATATTTGCGGCTACTTCCGCACCTTTGAAGAAGACTTCGACGGCGAGCGTCGCGGTTACCACAAGCCCATCATGTTGGCGGGCGGCTATGGCAACATCAAGGCTGAACATATCGAAAAACCGCCCTTTGCCGCGGGTTCAAAATTGGTGGTGCTCGGCGGCCCGGCGATGCTAATTGGTTTGGGTGGTGGAGCGGCATCTTCCATGGCATCTGGCTCTTCCTCGGAAGATCTGGATTTCGCCTCGGTGCAACGCCAAAACCCCGAAATCGAACGCCGCTGTCAGGAAGTGATCGACGCCTGCTGGCAACAGGGCGACAACAACCCTATCGCCTTTATTCACGATGTGGGTGCGGGTGGTTTATCCAACGCTTTCCCTGAGCTGGTAAAAGACGGCGGCACCGGCGGCAAATTTGAGCTGCGCAATGTGCCTAATGACGAACCGGGCATGAGCCCGCTGGCGATCTGGTGTAACGAATCGCAAGAGCGCTATGTATTGGCGATTAAACCGCAGGATCTGGCGCGTTTTGAAACCATTTGTCAACGCGAGCGCGCACCCTACGCCGTAGTGGGCGAGGCGACCGATGAGAAACACCTGCTGGTCAACGACAAACACTTCGACGCCAAACCCGTCGATCTGCCTATGTCTGTGTTGTTTGGCAAGCCGCCCAAAATGCACCGCACGGCGCACTCCCATAGCGCCGCTGTAGCGCCTTTCTCGACTGAAGATATCAATATCAACGACGCCGCCGAACGTGTACTTAAACACCCGGCTGTGGCGAGCAAAAACTTCCTGATTACCATCGGCGACCGCTCGGTTACCGGCATGGTGGTGCGCGATCAAATGGTTGGCCCCTGGCAGGTTCCGGTAGCTGACTGCGCCGTGACTACCGTGAGTTACGACAGCATCAAAGGCGAAGCCATGAGCATGGGCGAGCGCACCCCGCTGGCACTGCTTGATGCGCCTGCGTCTGGCCGTATGGCAATTGCCGAAGCCATTACCAATATCGCTGCGACTCGCATTGAAAAACTTTCTGATGTGAAGTTGTCAGCCAACTGGATGTGTGCGGCGGGCCATAAAGGTGAAGACGAAAAACTCTATCGCACTGTACAAGCCGTGGGAATGGAGCTCTGCCCTGAGCTGGGTATTACTATCCCGGTAGGTAAAGACTCCATGTCCATGCGCACCGCGTGGAAAGACGGTAGTCAAGACAAAGCTGTTACCGCTCCGCTCTCGCTGGTGATTTCGGCGTTTGCGCCGGTGGTGGATGTACGTCAAACCCTCACGCCCCAGCTGCGTACCGACAAGGGCGCTACCGACCTAATTCTGGTTGACCTGGGTAATGGCAAAAACCGCTTGGGTGGTTCGATCCTGACGCAGGTTTACAACCAAATGGGTGATGTAGCCGCTGACCTGGATTCCGGTGCCCAGCTCAAAGGTTTCTTTAATGCGATGCAAGCGAGCCTTGCCGCCAATGAAATCCTCGCGTACCACGATCGCAGTGATGGCGGTTTGTTTGCCACTGTGGCGGAAATGGCTTTTGCCGGTCATACCGGTGTGGATATTTCACTGGATGGTCTGGGCGATGATGCACTCGCCGTTCTGTTCAGCGAAGAGGCGGGCGCTGTGTTGCAAGTGGCACGGGATAAATCCGCCGCGGTACAAGCGCGTTTTACCGCCGCCGGCATCAGCCATGTGCGTGTGATTGGCCAATTAAACGACGAAGATACATTGCGTATCAGTGCCAACAACGCGGTGATTTTTGATCAGGCTCGCGCTGCACTGCAAAGCCTCTGGGCGGAAACCAGCTACCGCATTCAAGCGCTGCGCGATAACCCTGCCTGCGCGCAATCTGAATTCGACGGCATCCTCAAGTCAGATCCCGGTCTAAGCGTAAAACTCAGTTTCGATCAAAACGAAGACGTTGCCGCACCTTTTATCAACACTGGCGTGCGCCCCAGCATTGCGGTACTGCGTGAGCAGGGCGTAAACGGTCATGTGGAAATGGCTGCGGCGTTTGATCGCGCTGGTTTCAACGCCGTTGATGTACACATGAGTGATTTACTTTCTGGCCGGGTATCGCTTGCAGCGTTCAAAGGTTTGGTGGCTTGCGGTGGTTTCTCTTACGGCGACGTACTGGGTGCTGGCGAAGGTTGGTCCAAAACCATTTTGTTCAACAACAAAGTACGTGATGAGTTCGAGTCTTTCTTCCACCGCAATGACACTTTCAGCTTAGGTGTGTGTAACGGTTGCCAGATGATGTCGAATTTGAAAAATCTGATTCCCGGTGCCGATCATTGGCCGCGTTTTGTGCGCAACCTTTCTGAACAATTTGAAGCGCGTTTTAGCTTAGTGCAGGTGCAGGAGTCGTCTTCGGTATTGTTTAAGGGTATGGCGGGTTCCCATATGCCGGTCGCTGTGGCGCACGGTGAAGGCTATGCCGAATTTGCCAACGCTGACGCACTCAAACGTTGCAACGAGAGTGGCACAGTGGCGATGCGTTTTATCGACAACCACTTAAACGCCACCGAAACCTATCCGGCCAACCCCAACGGTTCACCGCTGGGTATCACCAGTGTGGCCAGTAAGGATGGTCGCGTGACGATTATGATGCCGCACCCGGAGCGGGTATTCCGTTCCGTCACCAACTCCTGGAAACCGGACGATTGGCAAGACGATGGCGCCTGGTTGCGTCTGTTCCGCAATGCACGGGTGTTTGTGGGCTAA
- a CDS encoding acyltransferase family protein, with protein MVTTRLYYMDNLRALAMLTGVFFHAALAYSPKLQALWPAANTEQSLLLDWFSWFSHLFRMPLFFLIAGFFVAYLVARRGVVGMLKNRALRILLPFIIFLPLCMVATFIPLLTATNEVENKSAIMLMILEAMQNPDAPRPPPTTMHLWFLYNLIYFCVLVWLLRIVNWQWASNFLARLTPGLFLLIIPLVLLPGALLIASPKPAPESFIPQLWSFGFFGLFFVLGYWIFTQENFIARFNVYAFRILLASTALFALYYYHLPVQMDLMAPPLALWKKLLLAVCEVYIALWMTLVCLIYARQFLDSHHRWMRLIADSSYWIYIIHLPIIFALQYPLMDKNWGVWAEYGLTLAATFVVGMASYLVLVRWTPIGWMLNGRR; from the coding sequence ATGGTAACTACACGGCTTTATTATATGGATAACCTGCGCGCACTGGCGATGTTGACGGGTGTATTTTTTCATGCGGCGTTGGCCTATAGCCCCAAATTACAGGCACTCTGGCCAGCGGCAAATACTGAGCAATCATTGCTGCTGGATTGGTTTTCCTGGTTTTCACATCTATTCAGAATGCCTTTGTTTTTTCTGATCGCCGGTTTTTTTGTGGCTTATTTAGTGGCGCGGCGCGGGGTGGTTGGTATGTTAAAAAATCGCGCGCTGCGAATTTTATTGCCGTTTATTATTTTTCTGCCGCTGTGTATGGTCGCCACTTTCATTCCTTTGTTAACGGCTACCAATGAGGTTGAAAATAAGTCAGCAATTATGCTGATGATTCTGGAGGCAATGCAAAACCCAGATGCCCCGCGCCCACCACCCACTACGATGCATTTGTGGTTTTTATATAACCTGATTTATTTTTGTGTATTGGTGTGGTTGTTGCGCATTGTTAACTGGCAGTGGGCGAGCAATTTTTTGGCTCGTTTAACACCCGGGTTATTTCTCTTAATCATACCCTTGGTACTATTGCCCGGTGCATTGTTGATTGCTTCGCCCAAGCCCGCCCCGGAAAGTTTTATACCCCAATTATGGTCTTTTGGCTTTTTCGGATTATTTTTTGTGTTGGGTTATTGGATTTTCACTCAGGAAAATTTTATTGCGCGCTTCAATGTTTATGCCTTCAGGATTCTTCTTGCCAGCACTGCGTTATTTGCGCTTTATTATTATCACTTACCCGTGCAGATGGATTTGATGGCTCCCCCTTTAGCGTTGTGGAAGAAATTACTTCTGGCAGTGTGTGAAGTTTATATTGCGCTGTGGATGACATTGGTGTGTTTAATTTATGCTAGACAATTTCTGGATTCCCATCACCGTTGGATGCGGCTTATCGCCGATAGCTCTTACTGGATTTACATCATTCATTTGCCGATTATTTTTGCCCTGCAGTACCCTTTGATGGATAAAAATTGGGGTGTGTGGGCGGAGTATGGGCTGACGCTGGCAGCAACTTTTGTGGTGGGCATGGCGAGTTATTTGGTGCTGGTGCGTTGGACGCCAATCGGTTGGATGTTGAATGGTCGAAGGTAA